A stretch of the Solanum dulcamara chromosome 6, daSolDulc1.2, whole genome shotgun sequence genome encodes the following:
- the LOC129891781 gene encoding glycine-rich protein 23-like, producing MSSNFLIMIILGTMMYTTYARKLIGLDFPDNYNNNVSQVTGSFGGEELDLPNNNNNVPQARDSMGGYGVSYSNNYDTIPQDTNSVGGGGGIGGFGFPDNYNNNKVSRVSGSFGGGGGGGGHVGPGGIDFGIGVGVGGEVSVPGVGSIGGGGGGGIGGSIGRDGSVSMGGGGGGGIGGRIGNVGFGGGQGFGGGQSFKGIPN from the coding sequence ATGTCTTCGAATTTCTTGATTATGATAATTTTGGGAACTATGATGTACACAACTTATGCTCGAAAGCTTATCGGATTAGATTTTCCcgataattataataataatgttTCACAAGTTACAGGCTCATTTGGAGGAGAAGAATTAGATCTtcccaataacaataataatgtcCCACAAGCTAGAGACTCAATGGGAGGTTATGGAGTAAGTTATTCCAATAATTATGATACTATTCCACAAGATACAAACTCAGTTGGAGGTGGAGGTGGAATTGGAGGATTTGGTTTTCctgataattataataataacaaggtTTCACGAGTTAGTGGCTCATTTGGAGGCGGAGGTGGTGGTGGAGGACATGTTGGTCCTGGTGGCATAGATTTTGGAATAGGTGTTGGTGTTGGAGGTGAAGTAAGTGTACCCGGTGTTGGATCAATTGGTGGTGGTGGAGGTGGCGGAATAGGTGGAAGCATAGGCCGAGATGGTTCGGTATCTATGGGAGGTGGTGGAGGTGGAGGCATTGGTGGTCGAATAGGTAATGTAGGCTTTGGGGGCGGGCAAGGTTTTGGTGGTGGCCAAAGTTTTAAGGGAATTCCtaattaa
- the LOC129891945 gene encoding glycine-rich protein 5-like — translation MKMSTQYSKAFIFLILLRVFARDTSARKLQGDAVATVFEIPVENGVGFGQIIGGAGGSSGGGGGGGGGGFSGVGAGFGFGYGGGQGSGLGGNGGGSDGWNGGGDGGGGENGGDGGHGAGFGYGCGQGWGLGGNGGNGGGGGENGGSGI, via the exons ATGAAAA TGTCAACACAATATTCGAAggcatttatttttctaattctttTGAGAGTATTTGCACGTGACACGTCAGCTAGAAAACTCCAGGGAGATGCAGTAGCTACAGTCTTTGAGATCCCTGTTGAAAATGGCGTAGGATTTGGTCAAATTATTGGAGGAGCTGGTGGTAGTAGTGGCGGCGGCGGCGGTGGTGGAGGTGGTGGTTTTAGTGGTGTAGGTGCAGGGTTTGGATTTGGCTACGGTGGTGGCCAGGGATCGGGTTTAGGTGGTAACGGCGGTG GTTCCGACGGCTGGAACGGTGGTGGCGATGGCGGAGGCGGGGAGAATGGTGGTGATGGAGGACATGGTGCAGGATTTGGCTACGGTTGTGGCCAGGGATGGGGTTTAGGCGGTAACGGAGGCAATGGAGGTGGTGGCGGAGAGAATGGTGGCAGTGGAATCTGA
- the LOC129892254 gene encoding dihydrolipoyllysine-residue succinyltransferase component of 2-oxoglutarate dehydrogenase complex 2, mitochondrial-like, translating into MLGVLRRKVISSASSTSCVRKSLHTVRPAVSKSRIPSAAAEEISLLTRQCGHVRNFNQLVLPGCSSNLRPERAVTNLCSSPILPNRSRPFCANSGDTVDAVVPYMGESISDGTLATFLKNVGDRVEADEPIALIETDKVTIDVTSPETGVIQKFVAKEGDTVEPGNKVAIISKSGEGVEHVAPSEKPSEKVASPAEDKKEEKAKPQVETTPVKEKPKGSSPPPPKRSPTELQLPPKERERRVPMTRLRKRVATRLKDSQNTFALLTTFNEVDMTNLMKLRSDYKDAFVEKHGVKLGFMSGFVKAAVSALQNQPIVNAVIDGDDIIYRDYIDISIAVGTSKGLVVPVIRNAEQMNFAEIEKTINTLAKRANDGSISIDEMAGGSFTISNGGVYGSLISTPIINPPQSAILGMHSIVSRPMVVGGNIVPRPMMYIALTYDHRLIDGREAVFFLRRIKDVVEDPRRLLLDV; encoded by the exons ATGTTAGGTGTTTTAAGGCGCAAAGTCATTTCTAGCGCCTCTTCTACTTCG TGTGTAAGGAAATCTCTGCATACGGTTCGACCTGCAGTATCTAAATCTAGAATTCCATCTGCCGCAGCAGAAGAG ATATCATTGCTTACTAGACAATGTGGTCACGTGCGAAATTTCAATCAGCTTGTGCTGCCTG GGTGCTCATCAAATTTGCGGCCAGAAAG GGCTGTGACCAATCTTTGCTCAAGTCCAATACTACCAAATCGGAGCAGGCCTTTCTGCGCAAATAGTG GTGATACCGTTGACGCTGTTGTTCCATATATGGGTGAATCCATAAGTGATGGGACACTGGCCACGTTCCTTAAGA ATGTTGGTGACAGAGTAGAAGCTGATGAACCAATTGCTCTGATTGAAACAGATAAG GTAACAATTGATGTTACCAGTCCTGAAACTGGTGTAATCCAAAAG TTTGTAGCCAAGGAAGGGGACACTGTCGAACCAGGCAATAAAGTTGCTATCATTTCAAAGTCTGGTGAGGGTGTGGAACATGTTGCTCCATCTGAGAAGCCCTCTGAGAAAGTAGCTTCTCCAGCTGAGGATAAGAAAGAGGAAAAGGCAAAACCTCAAGTTGAAACAACTCCCGTCAAGGAGAAGCCTAAGGGAAGTTCACCTCCACCCCCTAAACGCTCTCCTACAGAGCTCCAACTTCCTCCCAAAGAACGGGAAAGACGA GTTCCCATGACCAGGCTTAGAAAAAGAGTTGCCACTCGTTTGAAAGATTCTCAGAACACATTTGCTTTACTGACGACATTCAATGAAGTTGATAT GACAAATTTGATGAAGCTCCGCTCTGATTACAAAGATGCCTTTGTTGAAAAGCATGGAGTGAAGTTAGGATTCATGTCCGGATTTGTCAAA GCAGCAGTTAGCGCACTCCAGAATCAGCCAATAGTTAATGCAGTTATCGATGGCGATGACATCATATATAGGGATTATATAGACATCAGTATTGCTGTTGGTACATCAAAG GGTCTTGTTGTTCCGGTTATCCGCAATGCTGAGCAGATGAATTTTGCTGAGATAGAAAAGACAATTAACACCCTTGCTAAGAGGGCAAATGATGGAAGCATATCTATTGATGAAATGGCTGGAGGGTCATTCACCATTTCAAATGGTGGAGTGTATGGAAGTCTTATCAGTACCCCTATCATAAATCCTCCCCAG TCGGCTATCTTGGGAATGCATTCAATAGTCAGTCGCCCAATGGTCGTCGGAGGTAATATTGTCCCAAGACCGATGATGTACATTGCTCTGACATACGATCATAGGCTGATCGATGGAAGAGAGGCAGTGTTCTTCTTGAGAAGAATTAAGGATGTGGTGGAAGATCCCCGTCGCTTACTCCTTGATGTTTAA
- the LOC129891782 gene encoding glycine-rich protein 5-like: MFAKLLPLVLVLSLGAFLVCARNLPNENDSLVASKYGVTDYQGGVDNNIGGGGFAADDATPGVPTGPGVGGSISGGVSAGIGGRLGMGAGPVSGGAEGRVGVGIGAGAGAGVGAGAGGMGGGTGGSPPGIGIGGSGGVSGGVSGSGRIGGGVGGNVGGGFGGPGSGTGGGYGGPGSGAGGGYGGGYGGGWP; the protein is encoded by the exons ATGTTTGCTAAACTTTTACCACTTGTTTTGGTGCTTTCACTTGGAGCTTTTCTTGTTTGTGCTAGAAATTTACCAAATGAAAATGATTCTCTTGTTGCATCAAAGTATGGAGTTACTGATTATCAAGGAGGGGTAGATAACAATATTGGTGGTGGTGGATTTGCTGCTGATGATGCAACCCCAG GTGTGCCAACTGGGCCGGGTGTGGGAGGATCCATTAGTGGTGGCGTTAGCGCCGGAATCGGAGGAAGATTGGGTATGGGAGCTGGGCCCGTTAGTGGAGGAGCTGAAGGTAGGGTTGGAGTTGGGATTGGTGCTGGAGCTGGTGCAGGTGTTGGTGCTGGTGCTGGAGGCATGGGCGGTGGCACTGGCGGCAGTCCACCTGGCATTGGAATAGGTGGCAGCGGCGGGGTTAGCGGTGGAGTAAGTGGCAGCGGCAGAATTGGCGGTGGTGTAGGCGGCAACGTTGGAGGCGGATTTGGCGGACCTGGTAGTGGAACCGGCGGAGGGTATGGCGGACCTGGAAGTGGAGCCGGCGGAGGATATGGAGGTGGATATGGCGGCGGATGGCCGTGA
- the LOC129891853 gene encoding glycine-rich cell wall structural protein 2-like: MKMSTQYLKAFIFLVLLGVLARDTSARKLLGDAVATVFEIPAGVNGLGFGEIIGGAGGGGGGGGGGGGGFSGGNGAGFGFGFGSGQGSGLGGRGGGGGGGGGGGGGGGEKGGSGYGFGIGEGFAGGGI, translated from the exons atgaaaa TGTCAACACAGTATTTGAAGgcatttatttttcttgttcttttggGAGTACTTGCACGTGACACTTCAGCTAGAAAACTCTTAGGAGATGCTGTAGCTACAGTTTTTGAGATCCCCGCTGGTGTAAATGGCTTAGGATTTGGTGAGATTATAGGAGGAGCTGGCGGCGGCGGTGGTGGCGGCGGTGGAGGAGGTGGTGGTTTTAGTGGCGGAAACGGTGCCGGATTCGGATTTGGGTTCGGTAGCGGCCAGGGGTCCGGCTTAGGCGGTAGAGGCGGTGGCGGcggaggtggtggtggtggcggCGGAGGGGGCGGAGAGAAAGGTGGTAGTGGCTATGGATTTGGGATCGGCGAAGGTTTCGCCGGTGGTGGAATCTGA